The Bacillota bacterium genome window below encodes:
- the rpsD gene encoding 30S ribosomal protein S4 has protein sequence MARYTGPVCKLCRREAQKLFLKGDKCLTDKCPVERRPYPPGEHGRSRHKESEYYMQLREKQKAKRIYGVLEKQFRNYYQLAAKKKGVTGENLLQILESRLDNVIYRIGFAPSRAQSRQEVRHGHIKVNGRRVDIPSFRVKPGDIITVAGDIARIKEAAESANKAAIPPWLDVDAANLTAKVVGIPSREDIDIPVQEKMIVELYSK, from the coding sequence ATGGCAAGATATACAGGACCTGTTTGCAAGCTATGCAGAAGAGAAGCACAGAAGCTTTTCTTAAAAGGAGATAAGTGCTTAACTGATAAGTGTCCGGTTGAAAGGCGACCATATCCGCCTGGGGAGCACGGCCGAAGCCGTCACAAGGAATCAGAATACTACATGCAGTTGCGTGAAAAGCAGAAAGCAAAGCGTATATATGGTGTGCTCGAGAAGCAATTCAGAAATTATTACCAGTTGGCGGCAAAGAAAAAAGGAGTCACCGGAGAGAATCTTTTGCAAATACTAGAAAGCCGGCTAGACAATGTTATATATAGAATTGGTTTTGCCCCGTCAAGGGCACAATCAAGGCAGGAAGTCCGCCATGGGCACATTAAGGTTAACGGCAGAAGAGTGGATATCCCGTCCTTCCGGGTAAAACCAGGCGATATTATTACCGTGGCTGGAGATATCGCGCGAATTAAGGAAGCGGCCGAGTCGGCAAATAAAGCCGCAATCCCGCCGTGGCTCGATGTTGATGCGGCTAACTTGACCGCAAAGGTTGTCGGTATTCCATCGCGAGAAGATATCGACATACCGGTTCAAGAAAAAATGATCGTTGAGCTCTATTCGAAATAA
- the rplQ gene encoding 50S ribosomal protein L17 has product MRHQKRGRKLGTSASHRKAILGGLARQVILHEKVRTTEAKAKELRPVVEKIITLGKRGDLHARRQALAVLRDREVVHKLFAEVAPRFADRDGGYTRILKLGPRQGDAAPMAMIELV; this is encoded by the coding sequence ATGAGGCACCAAAAGAGAGGCAGAAAATTAGGTACAAGTGCCAGCCATAGGAAGGCAATTTTAGGGGGATTGGCTCGTCAGGTTATTTTGCACGAGAAAGTCCGGACGACAGAGGCAAAAGCGAAAGAGCTAAGGCCGGTGGTCGAGAAAATCATCACCCTTGGCAAAAGAGGCGACCTCCATGCAAGAAGGCAAGCTTTAGCAGTTCTTCGCGACAGAGAGGTAGTCCACAAACTTTTTGCCGAAGTTGCCCCTCGTTTTGCCGACCGCGATGGCGGCTATACGAGAATACTAAAACTCGGACCCCGTCAGGGTGATGCCGCACCTATGGCTATGATCGAGCTGGTTTAG
- a CDS encoding DNA-directed RNA polymerase subunit alpha, with protein MLDIRKPAISIEERRNNTALFKVEPLERGFGYTLGNSMRRVLLSSLPGAAITSVKIARVAHEFSTIKGVKEDVTDIILNLKEVVLRLHGEEPATLRLNVKGPKTVTAADIEYPADVEIINPDQHIATVNEDGKLEIEMTVEAGRGYVSAERNKRSSDTIGVIPIDSIFSPIKNVTYSVENTRVGQRTDFDRLILEVTTNGAITPFEAVSIGAKIINDHMGLFMEQASEFASTPVFVSDASERDKALDSPIEDLELSVRSYNCLKREGINTVQQLVEQTESDLMKIRNFGAKSIEEVKDKLHQLGLSLKS; from the coding sequence ATGTTAGATATCCGTAAGCCTGCCATCTCCATAGAGGAACGACGAAACAATACAGCTTTGTTTAAAGTCGAACCCCTGGAGAGAGGCTTCGGTTACACTTTGGGTAACTCTATGAGGAGGGTTTTACTCTCATCTTTGCCGGGTGCGGCCATAACGTCGGTAAAGATTGCACGTGTGGCTCATGAATTTAGCACCATTAAAGGCGTTAAGGAAGACGTGACCGATATTATCCTTAATCTTAAAGAGGTTGTCTTAAGGCTTCACGGTGAAGAGCCGGCGACCCTAAGGCTTAACGTTAAGGGCCCAAAGACCGTTACGGCTGCAGATATAGAATATCCGGCTGATGTGGAAATTATAAATCCAGACCAGCATATCGCTACCGTAAACGAGGATGGTAAGCTTGAGATAGAGATGACAGTTGAGGCAGGCCGTGGGTATGTCTCTGCGGAGCGCAATAAACGATCCTCGGATACAATCGGAGTCATTCCTATCGATTCCATATTTAGCCCTATAAAAAATGTGACTTATTCGGTTGAGAACACACGCGTTGGGCAGAGAACCGATTTTGACAGGCTGATTCTTGAAGTTACGACAAACGGTGCTATTACGCCTTTTGAAGCTGTAAGCATTGGTGCAAAAATAATCAACGATCATATGGGGCTATTCATGGAGCAGGCAAGCGAGTTTGCTTCGACTCCGGTTTTTGTGTCCGATGCTAGCGAGCGCGATAAGGCCCTTGACTCACCGATAGAAGACCTTGAGCTCTCAGTTCGTTCTTATAACTGCTTAAAGCGAGAGGGTATTAATACCGTGCAGCAACTGGTTGAGCAAACCGAGAGCGATTTAATGAAGATAAGAAACTTTGGCGCCAAGTCAATTGAGGAAGTTAAAGACAAGTTGCATCAACTTGGGCTTTCGCTTAAATCTTAA
- the rpsK gene encoding 30S ribosomal protein S11, with amino-acid sequence MAKKKVTGRVKRRERKNVVHGAAHIQSTFNNTIITITDQQGNTIAWESAGTSGFKGSRKSTPFAAQVAAEACAKKAQEHGMKRVDVYVKGPGAGRETAIRTLQANGLEVAGITDVTPVPHNGCRPRKRRRV; translated from the coding sequence TTGGCTAAGAAGAAAGTCACAGGCAGAGTGAAGCGCAGGGAACGCAAGAATGTTGTTCACGGAGCTGCCCATATACAGAGTACTTTTAACAATACGATTATTACAATTACCGATCAGCAAGGCAACACGATAGCTTGGGAAAGTGCCGGTACCTCGGGCTTTAAAGGCTCCCGCAAAAGTACGCCGTTTGCGGCACAGGTTGCGGCAGAGGCTTGCGCAAAAAAAGCCCAGGAGCACGGGATGAAAAGAGTAGATGTCTATGTTAAAGGTCCGGGAGCAGGACGTGAGACCGCTATAAGGACATTGCAGGCAAACGGTCTTGAGGTAGCAGGTATCACCGATGTTACTCCGGTGCCGCATAATGGCTGTCGCCCAAGGAAAAGGAGAAGGGTGTAA